One Drosophila subpulchrella strain 33 F10 #4 breed RU33 chromosome 2R, RU_Dsub_v1.1 Primary Assembly, whole genome shotgun sequence genomic window, CCTCCACCCCATCCTCCATTCCATCCTGTGTTCCAACCTCCTCCCCATCCTCCAGACAGCCAACGAGCTGGTCTTTCGCCTCCTTTCGCTTCCTGACCACCCAAATCAGCCACATCATCTAGGGtagcagcaggagcaggatcCTCTTCCACAGGATGGCTCAAAACCCCTCCCAATAGAAACGCAAAAGTTGCAAAATAAGCGAGCTGCATATTGACTATCCACCTCAATTATTACTACGATCCAACTGATCTGCATTGCTGCCTTTTATACCTTAAAAAATGCAGTTCTTCGCCCactaattaaagtttattTACAAATTGCCAACGAGAAGCTGAGAATCCCTGACCCATCAGCTTCATAGTTAACATATAACGATCACTTCTTCAAAACCAATTTGCATGGCTTGGCagtgttacaaaagtcgttgtACTCAATACAGTCATCTAAAAAATCAGGAATAAGTAATTCTTAAAAAACGTATTGCTTATTGCAACGTCCTTTAGAGAAGGTATAAAACCCTCGcccaatttcaatttaatttaacaaataaCAAACTTTTATTTAACGAAATTAAAACGGATTAAAAGTATAAATAACAAAGATGGTATTATTAAAAGTATTGGAATCAGTTATATAGAGAGCATAGTTCTTTTTTAACTTTGATTTTTAAGCATTTAATTTTACTTCTGGCAAGAGTGTATTCCCAATgactataaaaatatatattacaacCAAAGTAAAGAATCTATTAATGTAGACTAACTCTGAATTTGATTGTATTACTTCTTCGAAGCTTTCGAAGTAGTAACAACTATAAAAGACATTTCGATGACTTAAAAATCTATTTATGATTACTTATAATACTGATGGACTTATGGCCTAGCCGAGCAGACTAAGTAGACCGCTTAGGGCTTGTGGATTTTCTCCGGCACCTGAGGCTCCAGCTGCCCCGCCCCCATTCGCGAGCAGGGGGCGCAGACTACTGCCGAGAGCCTGGCCCAAAATACCAGCTAACTGGGCTTGCTGGGCGGTGGAAAGCTGAGGGGTACCAGTTCCAGATCCTGCTCCAATTCCCGGTGTTGTGGGATTGGAGGGAGAACTTGAGATGCTAGCTGTACTACCATAGCCTCCATTCGAGGGATAACCAGCAGATGAAGAGGCTCCAATGGAACTATAATTCGGTCTGTATCCATAATACTGCGGTCTCTGGTATCCACCGTAGTTGTAGTAGCTGGGTCTGTAGTAGTTACCATAACCGTAACCCAATCCAGGATATCCATAGTTGTAACCGTAACTGGGATACCCATATCCATAGTTGGGCCTATATCCATAGCTAGGATAACCACCGCCGTAGTAGGAATCCACAGAATCCGATTGGGTGCCTCCACCGCCGGCAGAAGATGATCCTCCAGGTCTTATAGGTGGTCCCACAGCAAGGGGAACATCGAAGAGTGGTCTACCACCTCCCAGTAAAAGAGGTGTCAATAGACCCAGAGTCCTGCCCTGCGGACGACTATCTCTGGCTTTACTACTCTGCCCAGAGACCATCAAAAAAAGAAGGCTCAAAAGAGCCAAACGCGCGGGTAGAAACATAACCGTAACCGTCGAATGCAGATTAACAACTGAAGACTGTCTGAAAAAcccaataatattttatacaaCAGAGTTCTTTAGTGATTTTCCAAATGTGCTTGCCAAAAAAAACAGACCAGAAGACCTTCGGCACCTTAAAATAATGATCGCAGACCGAGCGGAACTTTGCAAATCTTGCCCAGAACGTCATCAACTGGTTAACGCCACGCGGCTTTCACGCCCAGTTTCGAGACCGTCTTGTTTTGGCCCAGTCTGCAGACGATCGCACCCGACATTGACCTTGCCGAAAGTTGGCCAAATAAGACAGAAATCTGTTTCACACCGTTAACTCGATTGCTAGCTTCCGCGGGCTTTTTTCAATTTGGGCCTGTTGTTTCATTCACCATTCAAAAAGGCCAACAACCGGGGGCGTTTCTGCTATATTTGCTGGCTATAGGCTATAATAATAAAGATCGTCAATAGCAAAGTTAATTAGCGGGCTGGAAATCTATTCACCCCTTCGCAGATGCATTCCACTAGACATTCGCATGACCGATTGTGAATCATCTTATACGTGCCGTATAAGAGCGGCGGTTCCCCATTTTGCGTTTCCAGGGGTTTCGGGACCGTCTCGAATTATTGTATTGGCTCTAATTGATTAGTATTTCGCCAGACGTGGAAATCTTTGacttttaatttgattaaGTCTGGCTAGACGTCTTAAAGTTAGTCAAGCCTATTAGGCAATTAATACGCCCGTGCTTAACGCTTATTCCCAAAACAATAttctaataaatattatatatttacttttcTTTTGGGTTGAATACTATATAAATAGTAGTTTAAACAATCTGAAGCAGTTACTTTGAGGTTCAGTAATTATAAGAAATAAGTAAAGGTTTTAACTATGAGATAGCACCacattacattttaaatgtatattaaAATTCCGAACTTAAACAATAATACCATCGGCtgaaacaattaaaattaatattataatatatttttacaacTAATAAATTACTCTTAGGAAATTTTGTTAGTGAATTAATTACTATTCAAGTGCCCAATAAAACGAATATTGCGTAATTTGGAAGGGACTCCCTGAGCACTATTTAACACCCTTAACCGGTTTAACCCATATGATATACGATTTGTTTTCTTGAAATCTGTTACGTTTATTTCGTTTCGCCTGCTCATCTGTAGATCATCATTATAAGCTTATTTTTGGAAAGACTTGAATACCGGTCAAAAAACTGGTTTTACTTTCTCActgaacatttttatatttgcgCCTAAGCAATTAATGTGCTTCCCCTGATGCACAAAAAGATAAACCAATCTCAggtgataaaaaatatttgattccCGTATATACTGCAGTTAATTAACTGCGCAAAAAATAATCTTGGGTCAGTGATCACCTAAGAGTTGTTGTCTAGTCTGCATTCAACCGTAGGAGAAGTAAATCCCCATCTTGGGGGCTGGTCTAAAAATTTGATGCTGACAAAACTGTACACAGCGAAAATAACTAACTACCTTTTACAATTTTCATTATATTCAAAGCCCATAGTTTTAAGACAAAAGGAAAATACAAAgatcattattaaaattgaaCTAAAATCAAAATCCCTAATTTGTCATtcttttttctctgtgtacgtATAGATTCTGTCTAGTGTTTTTAAGTTCCTGGGAATGTTTTGGAAGTGTTTTGAAGACAGCAATTGACGCGCCTGGGATTTCCATTGCCCTCAAGTTTTGGTGAAATCATCATCATATGATAATTGCCCTACGGCTATAACTAATGATAGTTGGATAGCATGTGCTGGGCTATAAAACACTTACTCTTCAAACGGGACCTCCCCGCACTATTTGACTATAAAAGTTGGAACCCAAGTTAATGTCGTTGCAGAAAGTGTTTGAATTTCCAATATGAGACAATATCTAGTTTTTGCTCTCGTCTTCGTGACAGTTCTTGTCCTGATCAGCGGACATCCACTGGAGGATCAAAAGGTTACCCTGGAGGATGCTGAAGCACAGCCCGGCATTGATGATGGATCTGGAATAAGGGCTGTCCGTCACTTTGGCGGCGGATTTCGACGCGGTGGATTCTGctgcggaggaggaggaggtggtggtCACCGACGAGGTGGATACGGTGGCTATCCAGGCGGAGGCTACGGCGGAGGTGGCTTCGGAGGAGGTAGTGCATCAGCCTCGGCGTCAGCCTCAGCCAGTTCCAGTTGGGGAcgtaaataattataactttCTTAATTGAGGCGAAAATAGACAAAAGTcgaaacgaaaacaaaaacatttgaCTTTGTTTTGGGTGAGAATTGGAGGCCGGTTGGTGTAGGGGCGTGGCAGATCGCTTACGCACTTAGTCAAAAATACTACGCAATTAACAGGAACCTGTCTACAAACGCTAATCAATACGCTACAAACATACACGATCTAAACTCTATTTTTCCCACAGTTACAAAATATTCCGACCGAAAGATTCCGCTAGGTCTAAgccatttaattaaaaatagaacaGCTTAACCATAAATATGCGGTTAATTTTTGtggtttttaattgtttttgtttatgacGTTTTAAGCAAAATTTGATAACGTTTTGCGAAATGCTTGTACAACCGAAAGGAATCGCCTAATCTGGGATAATGTAACCTGTTTTTGAAACACTCACTAATTGACAAGTCAATAAAAAGCTAGTTCGAGCAATTTCCAGACATCTGGAGTTGAGACAGGGTTTTTGCGGTTTTGCTTTGATATTGATGCACTCCCGAAAAACCTTGCGATCGAGTATTATGATGGAAAGTTACCTCCAAGTTCCTGGCACAACATTTCACCAGAGAAGATGAAGTCCcaattaaaaatttcatttaattgagGCTTACGGGTGATCTTATGATTCATGACTTCCAATTAGCAAAGGTAAATATTTTCCACTCTCGATTGTGGAATTCATTTCCTTGGTAACAGGTGCGTTGTAAACATGATTCATGTTTATTTCTAAGTTTTTGCTAGTGCAATTAATTAGCGCCTCCCACacaaaactatttgttctatgcaataaatattttgtagaaAATTCCGTTTAAGAATTAGATTAGCACACTTGCCTTATAATACGGAAATTAAAAGAATGGTATGCATTTTTAATGGCACCAACGGTATAAAGTTATGATGTCTGGACCTTATTTAATTGTGGACAGTCCCAAAATAACTCAAAACATGTACCAAAATAAAGGCTCAAAGTGTTTAATCACGCTATCGACTAACTTGACTGGCACGGTACACCACCCTTGTGGTTATTCGCTCACTCAGAAAGAAAACATatctacatttttaaaaattatttttactgtGGTCACCAACCGCAgtgtaaataaattaaaatttgatatttatatGCAGCCAACTTTgagatacatatatataataacAATATTCATGGCTTTCAAAAAATACTATAACTACAAATGAATCGTCACAAAAAAGGATATCGAGTGGTAGATTTTTATGTTGACTCATCATAGATCATTATAATAAGTTTTATAGAATCTGGTTCGCTTTGTTGTGCTACGGAATATCTACTTTATACGTCATAGAAATGATACcaagaaatataaaattggTGAATAATTTCGGTGCCTTATATTTTTTCTCCGTGATCTTTCGAGGCGGCCAACTCCGCAAATGAATCATTCGCGTTGTTGGTAGTGCCTACCGcaacaaaaatcaaaagtcgccaaaaccaaaaaccgaAAGACTCCCCCCAAAGGGGTTCAGCCCCCAACTGACGTCACACAAGAGGAGTCGTGAGTACAAAACCGGGCAAAAAAGGCTAAAACGCATTGACGGAAATGTTGTGCGGTCCTATCCC contains:
- the LOC119551649 gene encoding shematrin-like protein 1 produces the protein MFLPARLALLSLLFLMVSGQSSKARDSRPQGRTLGLLTPLLLGGGRPLFDVPLAVGPPIRPGGSSSAGGGGTQSDSVDSYYGGGYPSYGYRPNYGYGYPSYGYNYGYPGLGYGYGNYYRPSYYNYGGYQRPQYYGYRPNYSSIGASSSAGYPSNGGYGSTASISSSPSNPTTPGIGAGSGTGTPQLSTAQQAQLAGILGQALGSSLRPLLANGGGAAGASGAGENPQALSGLLSLLG
- the LOC119550246 gene encoding glycine-rich RNA-binding protein 10; this translates as MRQYLVFALVFVTVLVLISGHPLEDQKVTLEDAEAQPGIDDGSGIRAVRHFGGGFRRGGFCCGGGGGGGHRRGGYGGYPGGGYGGGGFGGGSASASASASASSSWGRK
- the LOC119551710 gene encoding protein suex-1, whose translation is MQLAYFATFAFLLGGVLSHPVEEDPAPAATLDDVADLGGQEAKGGERPARWLSGGWGGGWNTGWNGGWGGGWNGGWNGGWNKGWSVPYRPWSSSYSSYWW